A genomic region of Pristiophorus japonicus isolate sPriJap1 chromosome 22, sPriJap1.hap1, whole genome shotgun sequence contains the following coding sequences:
- the LOC139235177 gene encoding histone acetyltransferase KAT6B-like encodes MVKLANPLYTEWILEAIQKVKKQKQRPSEERICHAVTSSHGLDRKTVLEQLELSVKDGTILKVTNKGLSSYKDPEKPGRFAPIKPCSLSKSTQGCTSRNCIDISNVDWNKILKRAVEGLAEPNGSSLKNIEKYLRSQSDLATITSSSTFQQRLRLATKRAVNNGRIFKDGPLYRVNYGSAGGKGAAKYNHSSSSSLLPVTHLPHEKEKASNISSWLLSLVKKKPKNAQLI; translated from the coding sequence ATGGTAAAGCTTGCAAACCCGCTATATACTGAATGGATTCTAGAAGCTATTCAGAAGGTGAAAAAGCAAAAGCAAAGGCCGTCGGAGGAGAGAATTTGCCATGCAGTGACATCTTCACATGGATTAGATAGGAAAACTGTTTTAGAACAGTTGGAACTTAGTGTAAAAGATGGCACTATACTTAAAGTTACAAACAAAGGGCTTTCATCCTATAAGGATCCAGAGAAACCTGGACGTTTTGCACCCATTAAGCCTTGCAGTCTTTCAAAATCCACACAAGGGTGTACATCGAGAAACTGCATTGATATTAGTAATGTGGACTGGAATAAGATACTCAAGAGAGCAGTTGAAGGATTGGCAGAACCAAATGGTTCCTCGCTAAAGAACATAGAGAAATACTTGAGAAGCCAAAGTGACTTGGCTACTATTACCAGCAGTTCCACGTTTCAGCAGAGGCTTAGGCTAGCTACCAAGCGTGCTGTGAATAATGGGAGAATATTCAAGGATGGGCCTCTTTACCgagtgaattatgggagtgcaggaggCAAGGGAGCAGCAAAATACAATCATTCTTCCTCTTCATCTCTCCTACCAGTCACCCATCTTCCTCATGAAAAAGAAAAG